A genomic stretch from Poecile atricapillus isolate bPoeAtr1 chromosome 10, bPoeAtr1.hap1, whole genome shotgun sequence includes:
- the B3GNT9 gene encoding UDP-GlcNAc:betaGal beta-1,3-N-acetylglucosaminyltransferase 9, with protein MRVRPKGDVICTLFLLVALCSLLYSQVEHLIPAGKKEPTQNKPRVTPKMFSNPRAPQRLMPTEATAPRPQVTPVMRQTEVAKSRVQTTTPPPLTDSAFNFKLYLLNKDNRNFNLLINQPRKCQKTPGGPFLLIAIKSVVEDFDRREIVRKTWGREGLVNGEQIQRVFLLGTPKNRTVLATWETLMHQESQTYRDILLWDFMDTFFNLTLKEIHFLSWAAQFCHNVKFIFKGDADVFVNVENIVDFLKRHDPTEDLFVGDIIYNARPIRVRKSKYYIPETMYGLSIYPAYAGGGGFLLSGCTMRKLSRACREVELFPIDDVFLGMCLQRISLKPILHEGFKTFGIVKPSAAPHLQTFDPCFYKDLMVVHSLKVAEIWLMWNLLHSPRLSCTQKKQVKKPFQWKKKAQTTPTSPLR; from the coding sequence ATGAGAGTTCGCCCCAAAGGGGATGTGATCTGTACCCTCTTCTTGCTGGTAGCGCTTTGTTCTTTGCTCTATTCCCAAGTGGAACATTTAATCCcggcaggaaaaaaggaaccAACACAGAACAAGCCTCGAGTAACACCAAAAATGTTCTCCAATCCCAGAGCACCTCAGAGGCTGATGCCAACAGAGGCAACTGCACCCAGACCCCAAGTTACCCCTGTCATGAGACAAACAGAAGTGGCCAAAAGCAGGGTCCAAACTACAACTCCACCCCCGCTGACTGATTCTGCCTTCAACTTCAAGCTCTATCTCCTAAACAAGGATAACAGGAACTTCAATCTCCTCATTAACCAGCCCAGGAAATGCCAAAAAACACCAGGAGGTCCCTTTCTGCTCATTGCTATCAAATCAGTAGTTGAAGACTTTGACAGGCGTGAGATTGTCCGGAAAACTTGGGGCAGAGAGGGTTTGGTGAATGGGGAACAGATCCAGCGAGTGTTCCTCCTGGGAACACCAAAGAATAGGACAGTGCTGGCAACATGGGAGACCCTGATGCACCAGGAGAGTCAGACATACCGGGACATTTTACTCTGGGACTTCATGGACACTTTCTTCAACCTGACTCTGAAGGAGATCCACTTCCTGAGCTGGGCTGCTCAATTCTGCCACAAcgtgaaatttatttttaaaggtgaCGCTGATGTTTTTGTCAATGTCGAGAACATTGTTGATTTCCTCAAGAGACACGATCCCACTGAAGACCTCTTTGTTGGGGACATCATCTACAATGCCCGTCCCATCCGTGTCCGGAAGAGCAAATACTACATCCCAGAGACCATGTATGGGCTGAGCATCTACCCTGCCTACGCGGGAGGAGGAGGGTTTTTGCTGTCAGGCTGCACCATGAGGAAGCTCTCTAGGGCTTGCAGAGAGGTGGAGCTGTTCCCCATTGATGATGTCTTTTTGGGCATGTGCTTACAGAGAATCAGCCTCAAGCCCATTTTACATGAAGGATTCAAGACCTTTGGCATTGTTAAGCCTTCTGCTGCCCCACACCTACAGACGTTTGATCCCTGTTTTTACAAAGATCTCATGGTAGTCCATAGCCTGAAAGTTGCTGAGATCTGGCTAATGTGGAACCTGCTCCACAGCCCACGGCTGTCCTGTACTCAGAAGAAGCAGGTGAAGAAGCCTTTCCAATGGAAGAAGAAAGCTCAGACAACACCAACATCACCCCTCAGATAA